The Clostridioides sp. ES-S-0010-02 genome window below encodes:
- a CDS encoding cell wall-binding repeat-containing protein, producing the protein MKIKKLLTIGLSLSMFIASCPISANALDKIDTIKGVDKYETAGLIADKQNYTTAILINADSTMADGLSASGLAGSTNAPILLTKKNSIPNATLKRVEKAKKVYIIGGENSIDKATETVLKDKGIEIKRLQGSDRIKTSYDVAKEINSINKVNKVILTNAFKGEPDAMSAAPVAVRDKAAIVLTDGKSVSFNTTGVESYVIGGNSSMNDKLVNDTNSTRLGGTDRYDTNEKIINKFYSGVKEFYIASGTDLVYALVGSTIAKNNAIVLVDNDSNKSVLKSTTKLTAIGNLSDSILQQCLNVTKNIGDSNTGRQYKVEDAANAVKKLLGVNKFYYEPNYSEDEDLIFILDKNFAFSGKEYYAFAYIKQGAEGDVRYCVEKNDMSKVYTYDVNGNMKVCNPDDYKNKESITEEQAKQIALKECAKRHKININNLIVDMIDFRDDIYSGNVYAVKINSKNSNGTFGWFFIDIKTGKIYN; encoded by the coding sequence ATGAAAATTAAAAAATTATTAACAATAGGGTTATCTTTATCTATGTTTATTGCTAGTTGCCCTATATCTGCAAATGCACTTGATAAGATTGATACAATTAAAGGTGTAGATAAATATGAAACTGCTGGACTTATCGCAGATAAGCAAAACTATACAACAGCTATACTGATTAATGCAGATAGTACAATGGCAGATGGATTATCTGCAAGTGGGCTTGCAGGTAGTACAAATGCACCTATTCTTTTAACTAAGAAAAATAGTATACCAAATGCTACACTTAAAAGAGTAGAAAAGGCAAAAAAAGTATATATAATCGGAGGAGAAAACTCTATTGATAAAGCAACAGAAACTGTTCTAAAAGATAAAGGGATAGAGATTAAAAGACTTCAAGGTAGTGATAGAATTAAGACAAGCTATGATGTTGCAAAAGAAATAAATTCAATTAACAAAGTAAATAAAGTAATATTGACTAATGCTTTTAAAGGAGAACCTGATGCAATGAGTGCTGCACCTGTAGCTGTTAGAGATAAAGCAGCTATAGTATTAACTGATGGAAAAAGTGTATCATTTAATACAACTGGTGTGGAAAGTTATGTAATAGGTGGCAATTCATCAATGAATGACAAACTAGTTAATGATACTAATTCAACTAGATTGGGCGGGACTGATAGATATGATACTAATGAAAAAATAATAAATAAATTTTATAGTGGAGTAAAAGAATTTTATATAGCAAGTGGTACTGATTTAGTGTATGCGCTTGTTGGCTCTACTATTGCTAAAAATAATGCTATTGTGTTAGTTGATAATGATAGTAATAAAAGTGTATTGAAAAGTACAACTAAATTAACTGCTATAGGAAATTTGAGTGATAGTATATTACAACAGTGTTTAAATGTGACAAAAAATATAGGAGATTCTAATACTGGAAGACAATATAAAGTAGAAGATGCTGCTAATGCAGTAAAAAAATTGTTAGGTGTAAATAAGTTTTACTATGAACCTAATTATTCAGAAGATGAAGATTTAATATTTATACTAGATAAAAACTTTGCTTTTTCAGGAAAAGAGTACTATGCATTTGCTTATATCAAACAAGGCGCAGAGGGTGATGTTAGATATTGTGTAGAAAAAAATGATATGAGTAAAGTTTATACATATGATGTTAATGGTAATATGAAAGTATGTAATCCTGATGATTATAAAAATAAAGAAAGTATAACAGAGGAACAAGCAAAACAGATAGCATTAAAAGAATGTGCGAAGAGACATAAAATCAATATCAATAACTTAATAGTTGATATGATAGATTTTAGAGATGATATATATAGTGGTAATGTTTATGCTGTTAAAATCAATTCAAAAAATAGCAATGGAACTTTTGGCTGGTTTTTTATAGATATAAAAACTGGAAAAATTTATAACTAA